From one Lysinibacillus sp. G4S2 genomic stretch:
- a CDS encoding NFACT RNA binding domain-containing protein, producing the protein MAFDGLFTYSMTADLQQLVTGRITKIHQPNAQEVVLHIRANGSNHKLLFSIHPSYARVHLTEQSIENPAEPPMFCMLLRKHIEGGFISSIKQHDFDRIIIVEIESKNEIGDPIVRELHAEIMGRHSNLLLIDKEQGKIVDSLKHLPPSVNSFRTVLPGQPYIAPPAQNKWHPLAVTNEQLTSFFSEQKTAKEIVAQFVGFSPIHAEELLFRLTDADDQIDCFKNFIASFNNGGTEPMYVIANNKTYFSPIALTHLQGDVTIYPNVHELLDRVFFARAERDRVKQQAGDLERWLQNEIDKLTLKTKKLNKDYERASKLDQFQLYGELLMANIYAFEKGVKEVTVVNYYSETGEEKITIPVSERKTPIENAQSYYTKYTKAKNALIMVQEQLEKTKEEIAYFEMLAQQVQQAAPGDIEEIREELAEQGYLKLRHARKKKKQVKPEPERYVSSTGVAISVGKNNKQNDMLTFKIAKRTDIWLHTKDIPGSHVVIHTSEPDETTLREAATLAAYFSKARESSSVPVDYTEIRQVKKPNGAKPGFVIYFEQKTLYIDPDETVILQLKKQS; encoded by the coding sequence ATGGCATTTGATGGCTTATTTACTTATTCAATGACAGCCGATCTACAACAATTAGTAACCGGTCGGATCACTAAAATACATCAACCAAACGCTCAGGAGGTTGTTCTACATATTCGTGCGAACGGAAGCAATCATAAATTACTTTTTTCGATTCACCCTTCTTACGCACGTGTCCATCTTACTGAGCAATCTATTGAGAATCCAGCAGAACCCCCTATGTTTTGTATGCTGTTGCGAAAGCATATAGAGGGTGGTTTTATATCTTCTATTAAACAGCACGATTTTGATCGCATTATAATAGTAGAAATTGAAAGTAAAAATGAAATTGGCGACCCTATTGTAAGGGAGTTACATGCTGAAATTATGGGCCGTCACAGTAACCTGTTGTTAATTGACAAGGAGCAGGGAAAAATAGTCGACAGCTTAAAGCATTTGCCGCCTTCCGTGAATAGTTTTCGAACAGTGTTACCTGGTCAACCTTATATCGCGCCACCTGCCCAAAATAAATGGCACCCTTTAGCAGTGACGAACGAACAGCTTACTAGTTTTTTCTCTGAACAAAAAACTGCTAAGGAAATTGTTGCGCAATTTGTAGGCTTCTCACCCATTCATGCAGAAGAATTATTGTTCCGTTTAACAGATGCAGATGATCAAATAGATTGCTTTAAAAACTTTATCGCTTCCTTTAATAATGGTGGAACTGAGCCAATGTATGTAATCGCTAATAATAAAACTTACTTCTCCCCAATCGCTCTAACACATTTACAAGGAGATGTAACGATTTATCCAAATGTACATGAACTACTTGACCGCGTATTTTTCGCACGAGCTGAGCGAGATCGTGTCAAACAGCAGGCAGGTGATTTAGAGCGATGGCTACAAAATGAAATTGATAAGCTTACATTAAAAACTAAAAAGTTGAATAAAGACTACGAACGTGCATCTAAACTTGATCAGTTCCAATTATACGGGGAATTATTGATGGCGAATATTTACGCATTCGAAAAAGGTGTAAAGGAAGTAACTGTCGTTAACTACTATAGTGAGACTGGAGAAGAAAAAATCACTATTCCAGTGAGTGAACGTAAAACACCGATTGAAAATGCTCAAAGCTATTACACAAAATATACAAAGGCAAAAAATGCCCTTATTATGGTTCAAGAACAGCTAGAAAAAACGAAGGAAGAAATAGCATATTTTGAAATGCTTGCTCAGCAAGTTCAACAAGCGGCACCAGGAGATATTGAAGAAATTCGTGAAGAATTAGCAGAGCAAGGTTATTTAAAATTACGTCATGCAAGAAAAAAGAAAAAGCAAGTGAAGCCTGAGCCTGAACGTTATGTCTCTTCTACAGGTGTAGCCATCTCTGTTGGGAAAAATAACAAGCAAAATGACATGCTTACATTTAAAATAGCTAAACGTACAGATATTTGGCTACATACGAAGGATATACCAGGCTCTCATGTTGTCATTCATACGAGCGAACCAGACGAAACAACATTAAGAGAAGCCGCTACACTTGCTGCCTATTTTTCAAAAGCGCGAGAATCTTCCTCTGTCCCAGTCGATTACACAGAAATTCGTCAGGTAAAAAAACCAAATGGCGCTAAACCTGGTTTTGTTATTTACTTTGAACAAAAGACTTTATACATCGATCCAGATGAAACGGTCATTTTACAGTTAAAAAAACAGTCTTAA